The genomic interval TATGCGAATATTATTTGACCATCAAGAGAGATTAAAAAGCGATAGTTTAACTTCATGGAATGTGATAACAAAAAAAGATTTTAACGAGAAAATAATCAAAGAACTCGTCATTCCTCTCCTTGTACGGATTGTTATGCTATGTGTAACAACTATATTAGTAATTCAAAATTTGCCAATCTCAATTTAAAGGAAAATTTGTTGTTGGCCCAAATAAATAGGTTAGACGGCAGCAGACAAATCATTAACTTTATCAATCACTAAACGATGATTTCTTTCTGTTTGCTGCTAATTTTGTGTCTGCTGTATGCGCTATTTATTTAATTTTCGCAACAATAAATTTAAAAAATAAGTTAATAGAATGATATGCGTAAAGGCTATACAAATTGTGATGAGATAGCCTAATCTTCTCATCATCTCCACATGAGATATTTATTTTATTAAAGAGAATAAGTGGAGAGTGCGATGCCAATGTTTATTAAAGAAAAAGATGGAACACAATTGCCTGGTTTGTCATTTTCTAATACGGAAACTCCGGTTTTAAATATGGAAGGTGATTTTAGTCTTAAGTCGGTTCCTATGTCTATGGATGTAAATCCCATATTTGATTCGACGTGTGTCATTATAAAGAAGGACGATGGGATTTCAGGATTATACACAAAGGGTTTGACGGATTGTCAGGCACTTACCATGATCGAAAGAGATGATCATGGGGCGATCACAAAGATTGCGATGCACCATTTTTGGGGTGGATTATCTGAGGACAATATAGAGCAATTTATTTCATATTGCCGAAATAAGGGTTTTAATGATAACCTGGAATTAGTGCATAATCCTGGTATTACATTTAACCCTGAGAATTATTCAGGAAAAAAAATTGTAGATTACTTAAATAAAAGTGGTATTACAAATCAAAATAATATTCAACGAATTTATCATGCCGATCCTTGCGCGGATTGCTGTGTCATGTTTAACGGCCAAATTGGAAATGCAAGTTTTGCCCCCGATATATTAAGTAGTAAATCTGTTGTCCATCAGCTTGACTCATTGGATGTGGCGAAAAGTAATTTTCAAGGATTGATTAATCGTTATGAAAAAGAAAAAGGTCCTGAGAAATCTCAACAACTTGTAGAGTTGAGAAATACAATTTTAGCTGATAAGTTACTTAATAATCCGGCTATGTTCTTGGAAAAAACCAGAAAATTTATTGTAACAGCAGAAAGTTCCCCAGATAATCTAAAACAAAAGTTGTATGAAAAGTACCGTGAAGAGGTACAAAAACAACCCTGTTTATCAACCTTCACTAGAAACGCATGTGTGGCTCTTGCTGCAACTATTATTGGTATTATCCCAGCAGTTATTATTGCCTCTCGCTACAAAAGTGCTGTAAAAGAGGTAAGAGAAGCGCAATTAAAGACTGTAGAGGATTGTCTTAATGTTAGCAGTCCCAGCATGAGGTAATGTTATTATTTAATGTGAATTCGATGTAAAAAATTTATATTGAACTTATTCCCATATAGAAATATTTTTATGTCGAATTCACATTATTTATAATCTCCAACATAACCCCAGGATTCGACCCAAATGATTCGCTTAAATGCGGCTGTTTGTTCCATTTTATTGATAAATGATTCCATATTGTCGCTCTTGACTGCGTAAATGACCATATTGGCACTATTTTTTATGGGTATAATTAAGGTGTTTTTAAACTGCTTTTTAAGCAGCTGAAAAAGAGGATATTGCTCATTTAAATTAGCTAAATTAATCGCAAAAAAACCATTTTCGGTAATTATTTTTTTGCAGGAACTAAAAAATGCTTCATGAGCACATTCGGAAGGGAAATGATCCGCATTGTACAGATCAACAATTAAATGCGAAAAGGTTGTTTTACAATTTTCTACGTAGTCCATAGCATTTTCATGGACGATAGTTAGGTGTTTTAAGTGATCTGTTATAAAAAACTGTTTTGCAATTTCAATAACTTCTTCGCTATTATCTACAGCAACCAAAGGCTTATCGTGTAACATCAATGGAATTCCAGCACCTCCAAGTCCTAAAAGACAGATAGTTCCAGGATAGTTACGCGCCATCAGGGTTAGGGCAGGAAGGTAATATAGAATAGGCTTATGAGGAGAATGTCTGTTTATTACTGTTTGTAATGCATCACTTCCTAAAGTTAACCATCGATAAAATAAATTTTGATATACTTTATAACCAGAAGGAGAGGTATAAATGCATGTCCCCATCTTTGTTTGCCACATTTAGCGTATCTTCTCTAATTGAAAGGGGTAGATGGAACCCAATTTTAGGATTTGTGTTAATTCGTCTAAAGCATAAAAGACCTCATTGACCAGGTCAGGATCAGCTAAATCGTTCGCAGCCAATTCAGTACGATAATGCTTTACTACCCATTTTTCGAGACCATCTAATAATTCATGATTAATTAAAACTCCCTGATGCATGGCTTGAAGTTCTTCCTCATTAATCGGGACGCGTAATCGAAGACAAGCTGGACCTCCACCATTTCTCATACTTTGCTTCAGATCAAGAAAATGAACAGAGTTGATGGGATTATTGCTCTCAGAGAGTATCCTTTCTATACAGGCATGGGCGCGGAGATTAGTTTGGCACTCATAAGGGGCAAGGAGCACCATAGAATTTTGCTCGCCTAAACTAATTATTTGTGAGTTAAATAAATAAGTTTCAACTGCATCACGAATGCTAAGTTCATCCTGAAATATTTCAATAATCGTTAATGGAAAGGTAGCTTTTTCACGTAATTCATTTAATACGGCGTCTTGTTCCGCAAACGCTTGTTCATGGACAAGAAAAACTGATTCATTGGCTACTGAAATGACATCATTGTGAAAAACACCAAGATCAATTGCATCTGGATTTTGGCGAGCAAATACCACTT from Legionella sainthelensi carries:
- a CDS encoding spermidine synthase; the encoded protein is MWQTKMGTCIYTSPSGYKVYQNLFYRWLTLGSDALQTVINRHSPHKPILYYLPALTLMARNYPGTICLLGLGGAGIPLMLHDKPLVAVDNSEEVIEIAKQFFITDHLKHLTIVHENAMDYVENCKTTFSHLIVDLYNADHFPSECAHEAFFSSCKKIITENGFFAINLANLNEQYPLFQLLKKQFKNTLIIPIKNSANMVIYAVKSDNMESFINKMEQTAAFKRIIWVESWGYVGDYK